The Candidatus Eisenbacteria bacterium DNA segment GCCGGCTGAAGAGCGCTGGATTCGGGGAATCAAAACCTGTGGCCGATAATGAGACGGAACTGGGCCGCGCCCAGAACCGGCGCGTCGAGCTGGTACGGGAGTGATTACCGGCCATCCTTAAGCCAGACCTCTTTAAAAATCCGGGCGCGGTCCATCTCCAGCCAATAACGAAGAGCCAGCGCGCGCACGGCGGACCAATAGGCTGGGGTCAGGGCGCCATGCTCGTCGATGCACTTCTGGATATCCGCCCGAATTTGAGCAATGACATCGTCTTTGATCTGCAGATCGACAGCCTGCTCACCGTTGCGGAAGGTGGCTCCCGGCCGGCTTTCCTGCGGATGAACCGAGATCGTGCCCCGGCCCAGCGTGGCGCCGGTGGCCACCTGGAGGCCGTCGGTGAGACAGCTGAGAGGCGGCGTCGATCCGGCGCAGCTGACAACACTCAGATCATCAAGCCCCCCGGCCAGCAACTCGCGGGCGCGGATGCCCATTTTGGCGCCCAGGATCGAGTAAATGCCCAAGTGACGATGCAGCTCATTGGTCAGCAGTATGGTGTTCCATTCCTCTCTTCCATGCCGCGACAAAGTTTCCTCGGCGATGGCGGCGACGTCGGCCCGGAGCTGCTCGGGTTCCGTGGGGAAGGCGCGCAGATTAACCGTATGGCGGTGCCCATGTTTCATGCTCAAATCTCCAGCGAGAAGGTCAAGATATCGCTGACGGCCCAGCGCGAGGTCGAAGTGCCATTCCAATCCGGCCCCACTGGCCGCGGGCTGCCAGGCAAAGAGTTCTGGAAAGAGAAGGTCCAGCACAGCCGCCTCGTCCCAACAGCGGAAGTGTCCGTCTGTAACAAGCGCTTGTACCCTGTCGGAACTGTGGATCGCACACAACAGATCCGACGCGGTCCCTCCAAGACCACAGACGGCATCGGCCAAATCCTTGTCGTAGCGCAGAAGTTGATCATCCGGGAGCTGCAGGCAGCGAATCCGCAGGCCGGCAGCGAAGACGCGTTTCGCCGATTCCAGATCCCGCGCCGTGTTCCATGAGGGCTCCGGGCTGTCCGGTGGAGATCCATAGTATTGAACCACGGCGATCCGTTCCGCCAACGACGGGTCGCGGAGGAGAAGATCCGCCAGATTGCTCAAGGGCCCCAAGCAGATATAAATCACATTGTCCTGTCGGGCCAGCGTCTCCGATAGCAGTTCGAACCCATCCCTGTGTGTTGTGAGGGGTGTGGTCTCCAACGTCTCGCCGAGGTCGGACCAGCCCATGGATTCGGCCAGGGGACGCCAGGGGGGCGGATCTCCTTCCAGCGCGCGTCCGGCAGCCACGGGCACCGGGCCCCATCCTACTCGAGACACGATGCGGCGCAGATTCACCGCTCCGGTTTCAGGCGCGCAGGCGCCGTCAGAGGTTATGCCGGCCAGCAGATTCACCCCCTCGTACTGGCTCAACAGAACGATCGCCCGGATATCATCCAGAGCCATGTCCGTATCGACGATGATGGGGATTTTTGTCGCCGAATGGGCCAAGGCCAGGGCGGGCGCGCAGAGGAGGCAGATGGTGACAAGAAATTTCCTGGGTAGATGCATGAGGACCTCGGACTTCCTTATTTCTACGTTCAATCCACCTCGAGTTTGGCCGATGCCCGCTCGGAGCGTTTGCGGTCGTGCACGTCGAGCAGGGCCTTGCGCATGCGGATGCTGGCCGGGGTCACCTCCACATACTCGTCCGCGCCCACGTGTTCCAGGCAATCCTCCAGACTCATTTTTGCGGCCGGCGCGACCTTGAGGCTCCGGTCGGAGGCGGCCGCGCGCATATTCGTCAGCTTCTTGGTCTTTTGGGCATTGACGACGATATCCCCTTCCTTGGGGCTCTCGCCGATCACCTGGCCGATGTAGAGTTTATCCCCCGGCTCGATGAAGAATCGGCCGCGGCTTTGGAGCGCGTCCAGGGCGAAGGGAACCGCCGGGCCCTGGGCCATGGAGATGATGCTGCCTGTCTGGCGTTGGGGAATGGAGCCTTTGAAATACTCGTATTGAAGGAAGCGGTGGTTGAGAACGATCTCCCCCGAGGTGGCCTGCAACATGCGGCTGCGGAAACCGATGAGGCCGCGGCTGGGCACGTGGAACTTGATGAGGCTGCGCCCCTCGCGATTCACCATCTGCATCATCTCGGCTCGGCGGGTGCCCAGGTGTTCAATGACCGTGCCGGCGTGTTCGGCCGCCACATCGACGGTCAGCACTTCCACGGGCTCGGCTTTTTTCCCATTGATCTCCTTATAGATAACCCGCGGCTGACCGACCATGAATTCGTAGCCTTCCCGCCGCATATTCTCCATTAGAATCGATAAATGCAGGATCCCCCGGCCTGACACCTTGAATTCATCGGGGCTGGATGTGTTTTCCACGCGCAGGGCCATGTCGCGTTCGGTCTCCTTGAAGAGACGTTCCCGTAAATGGCGGCTCGAGCAGTAGCGCCCTTCCTTCCCGAAGAAGGGACTTGTGTTGACCAAGAAACTCATGGTGAGGGTGGGCTCATCCATAGCGATCAGCGGCAGGGGATCGGGCTGCAGGGGATCGGCCAGGGTGTCGCCAATTTCCACATCGGCCAGACCCACAACCGCGCAGATGTCGCCGCAATCGGCCTGCGCCACCTCGCGGCGGCCCAAACCCTCGAAGAGGAAGAGTTGGGTAATCATGGCGCTGCGCGAGCTGCCGTCCCTCTTGATGACGGCGACGGGCTCCCCCACTTTCAGGCAGCCCCGGAAGACGCGCCCGATGCCGATGCGGCCGACGTAATCGCTGTGGTCAAGGGCCGTGCAGAGCATCTGAACGGGCCCCTCGTTCCTGACCGGCGCCGGTATATGCTCAACGATCATCTCGAGCAGGGGCGTTAGGTCCTTGCGCTCGTCCTTCAACTCGGCGATGGCCCAGCCATCCCGGCCCGCGGCGTAGACGGTAGGGAACTCAAGCTGCTCGTCATCGGCATCCAGCTCGATAAAGAGATCCAGCACTTCCTCTTGTACTTCCAGGGGCCTTGACCCCTCGCGGTCTACCTTGTTGATAACGACGATAGGCCGCAGATGCAGTTGCAGCGCCTTCTGAAGGACAAAACGAGTTTGGGGCATGGGCCCCTCGAAAGCGTCGACCAACAGCAGGACGCCGTCGGCCATCTTCAACACCCGCTCGACCTCGCCGCCGAAATCCGAGTGGCCGGGCGTGTCGATGATGTTGATGCGCGTGTCGCCATAGTTCACGGCGATGTTCTTGGAGCGGATGGTAATGCCCCGTTCTCGCTCCAGGTCGTTTGAGTCCAGCATGCGTTCGATCACCTCCTGACCCTCTCGGAACAGGTGACACTGCTTCATGATCTCGTCCACGAGGGTGGTCTTGCCGTGATCGACGTGCGCGATAATGGCGATGTTGCGAAGGTTCGCCGTTGATGAAGGGGATAGATTAGTCAAAGTCATTGTTCTCCATGTGCGGAAGCCCCGGGCTGAAAGGGAACCCAGCCGGGCTCAATCCGTGTACATCTGTATTTTGGATCAGATATGAATCATGGGGCCTCGAAAAACGCCCCCGAGGAACTTGCCATTCTTAACTCTTATCGTCCCCTTTGGCAAGAGCCGGGGCTTTCCTGCCAAGGGATCCCAGCCAGGGAACCCCCGCCGCGCGCAAGGCCGCCGCGCCTAATTGGGTTTTTACGGCAAAAACACCGATCCAACAGACGGTTAAACAGGTCGACCTCTCCATCCGATAAGTAGTTACGGAATACCGAATGGCCGGAATCCGGCCCGGTCCGATAGCTCATGAACAAATTTCGGGGGAACGATGTTTAAAAAGAGTGTTTTGAGGATCGATTCAGCGGTCGCCACCGAGGAAATTACAGAGGCGATTCGATATCAGGTTTTGGGGACCATGCACCGGCGGGGGGCGGTCATCGGACTTTCCGGCGGAATCGACAGCTCGGTGGCCGCGGCCCTTTGTGTCAAGGCGCTGGGGCCCGAGCGGGTCTTTGGAATCTTCATGCCGGAGCGGGACTCGAGCGGCGACTCCCTCGCGCTGGGCCGCTCCCTCGCTGATAGCCTCGGCATCGAGACCCTTGTGGAGGATCTGGCGCCCGCGCTGGAGGCGGTCGGTTGCTATGCCCGCCAGATCGAGGCGATCCGCGATGTGGCGCCTGAATATGGAGATGGATACCGGTGCAAGCTGGTCCTGCCGTCGATCCTCGAGGGTGATCGCCTGAATGTCTATCACCTCACCATCCACCCGCCGGATGGGGCGGAGTATACCGTCCGGCTCTCGCCGAAGGCTTACCTGCAACTCGTCGCGGCGACCAATTTCAAACAGCGTTTCCGCAAGGCGATGGAATATTATCATGCGGATCGGTTGAACTATGCCGTCACCGGCACACCGAACCGTCTTGAGTATGATCAGGGATTTTTTGTAAAACAAGGCGACGGAGCGGCGGATTTCAAGCCGATCGCCCACCTCTACAAGACACAAGTTTATCAATTGGCGAAATACCTTGATGTGCCCGAAGAAATCCGCAACCGGCCGCCGACGACCGACACCTACTCAATGCCACAAACACAGGAAGAGTTCTATTTTTCGCTTCCTTACGACAAAATGGATCTCTGCCTCTATGGATACAACCATGGCGTGTCGCCCATCGAAGTCGCCATGGCGACGGGTTTGACCGAACAGCAGATCGCGTCGGTGTACAAAGATATCGAGTCAAAGCGGCGGACGACGAAGTATCAGCATATGCCTCCCCAGCTTGTACAAGAGGTATCGGACTTCAAGGTCACCGTCTAATGTGCGGCATCGCCGGCATCGTGAATTTCAGAGGCGATGCTCCGCCGGAGACGGCGTCGCTGCGGCGGATGGCCGGCGCTCTCCGCCACCGGGGTCCCGACGCGTTCGGCGTCTATCGGGATAAGATCGCCGGACTGGCGCATGCCCGGCTTTCCATCATCGATCTCGTGACCGGCCAGCAACCCCTCTGCAACGAGAACGAAAAGCTCTGGATCACCTTCAACGGTGAAATCTACAATTATGTCGAGCTGCGGAGACAGCTGGTTGATCTAGGACACTCATTTCGGACACAAAGCGATACCGAGGTTATTGTCCACGCCTATGAGGAGTGGGGTCATGAGGCCTTCGCGCGCTTTAACGGCCAATTCGCCTTTGCTCTTTGGAATTCAGAATCAAAAAAATTGATTCTCGCGCGGGATCCGCACGGGATTCGTCCTCTCTATATATGCCGGCACAAGTCCTCACTCTTCTTCGCCAGTGAAGTGAAGGCCATCTTCGCCGCCGAGCCCTCCATTCCCCGCGCCTTCGATCCTGAAGGCCTGGAGGAAACTTTTACATTCTGGTCGATTGTCCCGCCACAATCGATCTTTCGAGGCATTGAGGAGCTGCCGCCGGGTTGCATCCAAACCTATACGGCCGAGGGGATGGCGGAAAAACGCTTCTATGAGCCTCATTATCCGCATGACGGCGCGCACTCATTTCAGGGATCGATCGATGAGGCGACAGAAGCGGTCCGTGAGGTGCTGGAAGAGGCGGTTCGTCTTCGAATTTTGCGATCCGATGTTCCTGTGGGATGTTATCTCTCCGGCGGTCTTGACAGTTCTCTTGTCGCGGCCCTCGGTCTCGGCGTGAAAGGCGACAAGTTTTGCACCTATTCCCTGCGCTTTGAAGACGCCGAGTTTGACGAGACCGACTACCAGCGGATCATGGCGGATCGGCTGGGCAGCGAGCATCATGAGGTGATGGTTTCCCGGCGGGATATCGCCGAGGCCTTCCCGCTGGTGGTCCTCCACACCGAGCGGCCGATCCTCCGCACCGCTCCAACCCCTTTGTTCCTCCTTTCAAAGCTCGTGCATGATTCGAATATCAAGGTCGTGCTGACCGGCGAGGGGGCCGACGAGATGTTCGCCGGCTACGATCTTTTCCGTGAGGCGAAGGTCCGTCGTTTCTGGGCCCGGCAACCCGAGTCGGAATGGCGCCCCCGCCTCCTTGAGCGGCTCTATCCCTATCTCGCCCGATCACCGGTCACGACCCGCAATCTGGCAACTGCTTTTTTTGGGCGGGATCTGGCGCATTGGCGGGAGCCGGGTTTCTCCCACGGCCCGCGCTGGCAGACAACCGCCGCTCTCAAGAGACTCCTCTCCCCAGAGATTCGCACCGCCGTCGCGGGGCGCGATGTCGCCACCGAACTGCTCGCTTCATTCCCGGCCGCGTTCCACAAATGGTCGTTTCTCGCCCAGGACCAGTACCTGGAATGCCGTACCCTGCTATCAGGTTATCTACTTTCGTCCCAAGGGGATAGAATGTTGATGGCCCACTCCGTGGAGGGCCGCTTCCCCTTCCTCGATCCCAATGTGACCACTCTCGCCAATTCCCTGCCCGATACCTACAAGCTGCATGTTCTGGATGAGAAACATATCCTGAAGCGCGCCGCCGCCGGATTGGTGCCTCGCGTCGTCCGCTGGCGGAAGAAGCAACCCTACCGGGCGCCGGATGCCCTTTCTTTTATCGAGGAGAAGGCACCGGAATGGGTCGACATGATGATGAGCGAGGAGGCTGTTCGGAAGGCCGGGATCTTCGATCCGATCGCTGTCGGGAGGCTTTGGAAAAAATGCCGGACGGCGGAGCGCCGCGGTCCGTTTTCAAATTCAGACAATATGGCCGTCGTCGGGGTTCTCTCGACCCAACTGCTCCATGACCGGTACATCCGGCAATCCTTCAATGACATCGCCAAGATTCAGCTCCAGACAATGGTCGATCATGTCGAAAAGAAGGTTGGGCCATAAAAGGAGAGTCATGTCGTATGGATATCAAAGAGAAAGTACGCAACTTCATCACCGAAAGCTTTTATGTGGTCGATGAGATGAAGCTCAACGACGATAGTTCCCTTCTGGAGAAGGGGGTTGTTGACTCCACCGGTATTCTCGAGGTGATCGCTTTTCTCGAAGAGAAATTCTCGCTTCAGGTAGAAGAGAACGAGATGGTTGCAGACAATTTCGATTCCATTTCCAGCATAACACATTTCATCTGCAAAAAACTCGGCCTGGTAGTGCCGCAGCGGAACGCTTCGGACACACCGCTGAGCGAAGCCGCCAACTGACGGGAGAAATTCGGAACGTGAGCGCCGGTCCGGCGCCTATAGTTAAAACCCGACCCCTCCGCTATCGCGCAGCAGCTCTTTCTCCGGCACAAGGATACGAAGACTCGCCGCCGAGGCCGTGGCGCCGGTCAGGAATAACGTGATCTTGTGTTCTCCGTCCGCCACCTGCATCGAGATTTCCTGATTGCGGCCGGGGCTGATTTCCGGAAGGTCTGGATAGGTCAGCGTGTGGCTGGCCCGCGCCTGCAGGTGAAAGGACTTCCAGTGTTCACCATCGAGCAGGGTTCGTACGACATAGCTCTGTGTATAGCCGGCCTGCGGCGCGAAATCGATGCGCGTTAAAACGCGGAGGCTGAGCGGGCCGATCATCGTCACTTCCACGGGATTCTCATCGTCAAAACGATAATAGGTCACTTCCGAATCGGTGCCCTTGAGAACAATCGGCTGCAGATACTTTTCAGGCGCGTAGGAGATCCACTTCTCCTTCTTTGTCTGTTTCAATCCCCGGAACACCCGAAGGGCGATCGCGGCGCCCTCATCGACCGGGCGGATCGTGATGCGATGATCGCCTGCCGGAATCTGCGCGACTGACGCTTGCAGCGTCCCCACCGGCGATCCATCTCTCAACTTTAGAGTGCTCGGGCCTGTCGTCTCGACCACCGTCCGGATCTCAACGCCGTCGATTTCCAGACTCATGTGATACGCCATCTGTTCATCCAGGGGGGTGTCCGGATAGATATAACGGCTGAGAATGCGGATAGGGATCGGGCCACTCACCCGTACCGTTAGGGGTTTCGCATGCGTCGCCTTATAATAGGTCGTCAACTTTTTCCCGATCCGAAGTTTCACAACACCGGCATGATCCCGTGACTTGATCCGCTTCGACGCGGCGTAAGTGTTGGATGGAATTAAAAGCATCGGAATCAACAGCATTGGAATAAAAAAGGAAACTGCACTCATCCTACCACTCCACTTCATCCGCCTCTCCTTTCACCGGCCGGCTGATCCGCTATCGCTGCTACCGGTGCGGGTGTAGAAACTTCTCGCGCGGACTTTACAGCGCGCTGACGCGCTCTTAGGACCCTGAAGCACAGGATCATATAGACCAGCAACAGGGGAATCACGATTTTAAGATCATAAGACTCCTTATGATAAATCGTCCCCTCTCCCACCGCCGGTACAACGCCTGGTGCAACGGGAAATCCATGCATTCCAGCGAGAGCGTCAATATTCAAAATGTGTATGATCGGGATGCGGTCCTTCGCATAATAGTGCAAGGCGCCCCGTTGCGCCCAGTTGTACGGTTTCAATACCCGGTTGAGCCCGGGTTGTATCAACCGCCCATTTTGGCTGTTACCGATACTGGCGACGCCGCCACCGATATTGACATAGGCGCGGATGCCCCGCTCGCCCGCATCGCGGTTGAAGATACTGATTCGCTGCTGGACCGCTTCTTCAAGCGTCCTCTCATAGAGCAATTCGGCGCCGTTGCGCTTAATCGCTTCGCTGAGAAGGCCGCGGCCCATGGGGCTCAGCGTTCGACCGCGGTCATTGCTGCCTCCCAGGGAAGCGGCGACGCTCGTCGTTTTGAGAAGCCTCTGCCGACTCAGGTAAGTCTCCATATCGAGCCATGTGAACTTTGGATCATTGGCCCCCCACATACTGGCGCCGACGGAAGTGATACAGATCGGTTTCAGGTTCAATTCCTCGGCGGCGGCAAGCATGCAAATATTTAAGGCCGGAAACGATCCCGTGAAACTGATCGCAACCGGATCGCCGGCTTTCAATCCAATGTCATAGAAGTACTGCACAAAAAGGGCGGCGAAGTTCGGGTTGATTGATGTCAGCTTCGCTTCGAGGACACCCCGATCCGTCGTCGTTTGGGTGAACTCCTGGCCGACCAGTCCGGTCGAGGCCGGATCGCTTTCGGCATCCAGCGCGGCGGGCGTTCCCATCCGCGCCTGGCGGATCGCCTCGAAACATCGGACGGCGCAGGTCGCCGCCTGGGTCTTCTCAAGCATATGCGGCTGGGGCTTCAAGATCCGCGTCGCCTCGGCGGCCATGTGAAACCCAATCCCGATGAGGGCCAAAACGACTAAAAAGACATCGATCCGCCGCGTCCAGGGAAGGTTTTTTGTGATGTCTTTAGTAATGTCTTTAGTAAATATTCGCCTCAAGAAGGGCTCCTCCGTGTAGCACAATCAGTGCAAGGCGAACAAGGACGGCGGCAATAAACATTGCAGCGACGGTTTGTATAATTCCCTGGCGGGTCATCCAGTAGGCAATCAAACCCGGAATGATGTACCCGATGGCGGATATCCCTTCGCGGGAGGTAAAAGCGATCACCGGAAGCCGCTCCATGAGCGCGCCGAAAACAAATCCCAGAAGGACGGCCAGAACCAGGTTCCTCCGGCCGTAGAGCAAAAAGACGCGGCCCGCCAACTTGACGCAGACAAAGGTGATGACGGCGGCGATAGAGGTGCCCAAAAGTTTCAACGGCTGGTCAAGAAAGAGTGCGATATACCCCGGGACAACAAAACCCCCGGCGGCGAATCCGACCGCTTCGGTAAAAAGAAGACTTGCGACAAGGCCCAAACCAATCGCTTCGGCAATCAACAACTCGAACCTCCATCCTGAGACACAATGGGCTGTGATACATACGCCAGGATTTCGTGGCCCAACCCTCCGATATTACCAATGCCGCCGACCCTCGCCCGGGTGGGGCTCAACTCGGCGATCCGGTCAAAGATAGCACTCGGTGTGACGCGGCCAAGTGTTTTCAACCGGTCCCGGGGAACCTGCCGTTCGAATTGCCGTTGCACCGCGTTGGGAATATCCCCGACCAAAAAGTAGTAGTCGGCCCGGATCGTGTCCTCCACCGCCTCGGCGAATTGCAGCGATCGATCCAGACGATCCCCGCGGAGATTCAGCAGCGCGAAGGTGATATCTTCCCGCTTGGTGCTGTATCCAAGCTTCTGCCAAATAGCGATTGTTGATTCCAGATCATTGGCCGCGAAGGCATTCATGAATTCGATCTCACGACCAAGCCTGGTCAGATGCCAGCGTGTACAGGCGCCGACATCAGGGGTCGATTTGTGCATCCCACGGATCGCAACCTCGTCGGGGATGTTGAGATACCGCGTCACCGCCAAGGTCGTGGCGACATTTTCCTCGTGCTCGAGATAAGAAAATCCGTCCATGGCGTTCGGTGGGATGACCATCGGATCGGCGACGACAAAAATCGAGCCACGGCGCTCGGCGACCTCGCGCATCAGGCCGGCGTGGCGGCTGCAACCCACAACGGTCAATCCCTTCCGTGGAATCGTGGATGAGAGGGCGACGGCGACGTCGGCGACCGTCGGTCCCATCACGTCGAGATGATCCGCGCGGGCGTTTGTAATCACGCCGATCGTTGAATGCATGATTTTTTTCTCGCAGATCCTCTGCAGATCGGGCCGCACCGCCATACATTCCATGACAATAACCTCGGCCTTCTCGCGCCGGGCTCGATCGAGCACATTGATCTGCTCGCAAATATTCGGTGTGCTGAGACGGATGACCGGCTCTTCTCTGCCGTCGGGGAAGATCATCCGCGCTTTGGAGCCGGTCGTCTTGGCGAAGGTCCGTTTGCCGGATTCATTGATGGCCGAGGCGATGAGGCGTGTCACCGAGGATTTCCCGCGGCTTCCGTTGACATGAATGCGAATAGGGATCGCCCTCAACGCCCGGCGATGGCGCCACGTCTCGAAACCCCATAGCATGGCGACGCATGCTACTGCCAGCCACAATACTGTCAAGGCGGACTCCTCCTGGGGCTACCGGTTTCGCCAATGCGGGGTCGCAGAACCCCCACCCATGACTCCTAAATCCCTGTTATTGATAAGTACCCGTTTCGATTATACCGATAACCCTTGAGATCCATCCTCCGAGGAAAGGATAGAACCTCTATTATTATACCCTCTGATGCCGGTCATCGTAAAGCGGCGCGGGCAAGAGCCGGCCGCTCAATGGCGGAATCGCCGGGCAAGACACATCGGGATCCTCAGGGCTCTTTCGAAAAAACGCAAGGGGTGACCCCCTGGGATCGTTCCTGCCGGTTGAAAAACTCGGGTGGACCACAACACGAACATTAGAATTAATAATTCATTGCATAAACATAATTGCAGGATATAGACCGGCGGATCCCGGATTGCCCGGGACCTGTGGACTTCGGCCCGGCGGATAGAGTATTCTGCGCTGGATCATCACTGTTCATTGAATCTCTCTTTAGAAAAGGAGCCTCTGTCTTGAGAACGACTCTCCTGCAAACCCCTTTCCTGCGAAGCCTTCTGTCGCTTCTTCTGTCGATTGCCGTTCTCTCGAGCGGATCCCTCTTCTCCATGGGATGTTCTACCCGGGCGGAGTCGGGCACCTGGACCGCTGATTCCACCCTGGTTTATCCCGGCAAGATAGCCGGAGATGTCACCTGCACCATCACATTCTGCGAGAAGTTCAGCAGCAAGACCGGCCAATGCACCGGTGTCAGCCGTTCATTTGAGATGATGGAAGACGCCAAGGTGAGGGCCGTGATCCATCTCGAGAATGTATCCGCCCGCGGAGACGACGATTTGAGCTTTCATCTTGTTTGGCTCGATCCCAACGACGATACAATCTTCAAGAAGCGGGTTGAGGTCACACCGGACCCATCAAATACCACGCTGACGAGCTCTCTATCTATTACTCCCGACAACCGGGAGCTGGGGCGTTATAAATTTCGTCTTTACCTTTTCCGGGAACTGATGGCCGAGAAGTCGTTCGAGTTGTACTAAACTCGGAGCATTTATATCGGATCCTTCCGGGACGGATGACATGGGTGTGCCGACATGATGCCGCTGGAAGCCAAAAGATCCAGATTTTTACTACCGGCCCTTGTCCTGTCGGCTCTTTTCGCATTTCTGGGTTTACAAGCCGCAATTGTCATTCATGATTGCCATCATCACG contains these protein-coding regions:
- a CDS encoding nucleoside hydrolase; protein product: MHLPRKFLVTICLLCAPALALAHSATKIPIIVDTDMALDDIRAIVLLSQYEGVNLLAGITSDGACAPETGAVNLRRIVSRVGWGPVPVAAGRALEGDPPPWRPLAESMGWSDLGETLETTPLTTHRDGFELLSETLARQDNVIYICLGPLSNLADLLLRDPSLAERIAVVQYYGSPPDSPEPSWNTARDLESAKRVFAAGLRIRCLQLPDDQLLRYDKDLADAVCGLGGTASDLLCAIHSSDRVQALVTDGHFRCWDEAAVLDLLFPELFAWQPAASGAGLEWHFDLALGRQRYLDLLAGDLSMKHGHRHTVNLRAFPTEPEQLRADVAAIAEETLSRHGREEWNTILLTNELHRHLGIYSILGAKMGIRARELLAGGLDDLSVVSCAGSTPPLSCLTDGLQVATGATLGRGTISVHPQESRPGATFRNGEQAVDLQIKDDVIAQIRADIQKCIDEHGALTPAYWSAVRALALRYWLEMDRARIFKEVWLKDGR
- the typA gene encoding translational GTPase TypA, producing MTLTNLSPSSTANLRNIAIIAHVDHGKTTLVDEIMKQCHLFREGQEVIERMLDSNDLERERGITIRSKNIAVNYGDTRINIIDTPGHSDFGGEVERVLKMADGVLLLVDAFEGPMPQTRFVLQKALQLHLRPIVVINKVDREGSRPLEVQEEVLDLFIELDADDEQLEFPTVYAAGRDGWAIAELKDERKDLTPLLEMIVEHIPAPVRNEGPVQMLCTALDHSDYVGRIGIGRVFRGCLKVGEPVAVIKRDGSSRSAMITQLFLFEGLGRREVAQADCGDICAVVGLADVEIGDTLADPLQPDPLPLIAMDEPTLTMSFLVNTSPFFGKEGRYCSSRHLRERLFKETERDMALRVENTSSPDEFKVSGRGILHLSILMENMRREGYEFMVGQPRVIYKEINGKKAEPVEVLTVDVAAEHAGTVIEHLGTRRAEMMQMVNREGRSLIKFHVPSRGLIGFRSRMLQATSGEIVLNHRFLQYEYFKGSIPQRQTGSIISMAQGPAVPFALDALQSRGRFFIEPGDKLYIGQVIGESPKEGDIVVNAQKTKKLTNMRAAASDRSLKVAPAAKMSLEDCLEHVGADEYVEVTPASIRMRKALLDVHDRKRSERASAKLEVD
- the nadE gene encoding NAD(+) synthase translates to MFKKSVLRIDSAVATEEITEAIRYQVLGTMHRRGAVIGLSGGIDSSVAAALCVKALGPERVFGIFMPERDSSGDSLALGRSLADSLGIETLVEDLAPALEAVGCYARQIEAIRDVAPEYGDGYRCKLVLPSILEGDRLNVYHLTIHPPDGAEYTVRLSPKAYLQLVAATNFKQRFRKAMEYYHADRLNYAVTGTPNRLEYDQGFFVKQGDGAADFKPIAHLYKTQVYQLAKYLDVPEEIRNRPPTTDTYSMPQTQEEFYFSLPYDKMDLCLYGYNHGVSPIEVAMATGLTEQQIASVYKDIESKRRTTKYQHMPPQLVQEVSDFKVTV
- the asnB gene encoding asparagine synthase (glutamine-hydrolyzing), whose amino-acid sequence is MCGIAGIVNFRGDAPPETASLRRMAGALRHRGPDAFGVYRDKIAGLAHARLSIIDLVTGQQPLCNENEKLWITFNGEIYNYVELRRQLVDLGHSFRTQSDTEVIVHAYEEWGHEAFARFNGQFAFALWNSESKKLILARDPHGIRPLYICRHKSSLFFASEVKAIFAAEPSIPRAFDPEGLEETFTFWSIVPPQSIFRGIEELPPGCIQTYTAEGMAEKRFYEPHYPHDGAHSFQGSIDEATEAVREVLEEAVRLRILRSDVPVGCYLSGGLDSSLVAALGLGVKGDKFCTYSLRFEDAEFDETDYQRIMADRLGSEHHEVMVSRRDIAEAFPLVVLHTERPILRTAPTPLFLLSKLVHDSNIKVVLTGEGADEMFAGYDLFREAKVRRFWARQPESEWRPRLLERLYPYLARSPVTTRNLATAFFGRDLAHWREPGFSHGPRWQTTAALKRLLSPEIRTAVAGRDVATELLASFPAAFHKWSFLAQDQYLECRTLLSGYLLSSQGDRMLMAHSVEGRFPFLDPNVTTLANSLPDTYKLHVLDEKHILKRAAAGLVPRVVRWRKKQPYRAPDALSFIEEKAPEWVDMMMSEEAVRKAGIFDPIAVGRLWKKCRTAERRGPFSNSDNMAVVGVLSTQLLHDRYIRQSFNDIAKIQLQTMVDHVEKKVGP
- a CDS encoding acyl carrier protein, coding for MDIKEKVRNFITESFYVVDEMKLNDDSSLLEKGVVDSTGILEVIAFLEEKFSLQVEENEMVADNFDSISSITHFICKKLGLVVPQRNASDTPLSEAAN
- the pgsW gene encoding poly-gamma-glutamate system protein; the protein is MRRIFTKDITKDITKNLPWTRRIDVFLVVLALIGIGFHMAAEATRILKPQPHMLEKTQAATCAVRCFEAIRQARMGTPAALDAESDPASTGLVGQEFTQTTTDRGVLEAKLTSINPNFAALFVQYFYDIGLKAGDPVAISFTGSFPALNICMLAAAEELNLKPICITSVGASMWGANDPKFTWLDMETYLSRQRLLKTTSVAASLGGSNDRGRTLSPMGRGLLSEAIKRNGAELLYERTLEEAVQQRISIFNRDAGERGIRAYVNIGGGVASIGNSQNGRLIQPGLNRVLKPYNWAQRGALHYYAKDRIPIIHILNIDALAGMHGFPVAPGVVPAVGEGTIYHKESYDLKIVIPLLLVYMILCFRVLRARQRAVKSAREVSTPAPVAAIADQPAGERRGG
- the pgsC gene encoding poly-gamma-glutamate biosynthesis protein PgsC; amino-acid sequence: MLIAEAIGLGLVASLLFTEAVGFAAGGFVVPGYIALFLDQPLKLLGTSIAAVITFVCVKLAGRVFLLYGRRNLVLAVLLGFVFGALMERLPVIAFTSREGISAIGYIIPGLIAYWMTRQGIIQTVAAMFIAAVLVRLALIVLHGGALLEANIY
- the pgsB gene encoding poly-gamma-glutamate synthase PgsB, with protein sequence MTVLWLAVACVAMLWGFETWRHRRALRAIPIRIHVNGSRGKSSVTRLIASAINESGKRTFAKTTGSKARMIFPDGREEPVIRLSTPNICEQINVLDRARREKAEVIVMECMAVRPDLQRICEKKIMHSTIGVITNARADHLDVMGPTVADVAVALSSTIPRKGLTVVGCSRHAGLMREVAERRGSIFVVADPMVIPPNAMDGFSYLEHEENVATTLAVTRYLNIPDEVAIRGMHKSTPDVGACTRWHLTRLGREIEFMNAFAANDLESTIAIWQKLGYSTKREDITFALLNLRGDRLDRSLQFAEAVEDTIRADYYFLVGDIPNAVQRQFERQVPRDRLKTLGRVTPSAIFDRIAELSPTRARVGGIGNIGGLGHEILAYVSQPIVSQDGGSSC